The following are from one region of the Noviherbaspirillum sedimenti genome:
- the purL gene encoding phosphoribosylformylglycinamidine synthase, producing the protein MLILPGSNALSAFRSQRLLSKLQELDPAIVGISGRYLHFIDAATPPSPDESGRLQALLTYGDVFDGKDDGERFVVIPRFGTISPWASKATDIARNCGMAQIHRIERGVAYYVQVKSGLLGGAKKLAEPDAVAALLHDRMTENVLRKPEDAAGLFRELEAKPLAFVDVLGGGKAALQQANTELGLAMSDDEIDYLVDAFTQAERNPTDVELMMFAQANSEHCRHKIFNADWTIDGVKQDKSLFAMIRNTHQLHPQGTVVAYSDNSSVIEGASISRFYPRGAADGNVYAATEELTHILMKVETHNHPTAISPFPGASTGAGGEIRDEGATGRGAKPKAGLTGFTVSNLMLTHAVQPWENAGDVTLPLAQREPGAATIYGKPERIASALQIMIDGPLGGAAFNNEFGRPNLGGYFRSYEQNVGGQVAGYHKPIMIAGGMGNISAKHTKKNELPVGSLLIQLGGPGMRIGMGGSAASSMATGTNTADLDFDSVQRGNPEMERRAQEVINACWALGDDNPILSIHDVGAGGLSNAFPEITNDAKRGAIFDLRKVHLEESGMAPKEIWSNESQERYVMAIAPESLPLFDYLCQRERAPFAVVGTATEERQLKVVDPEQGNNPVDMPMDVLLGKPPKMHRDVTHVARQMPPLDLTGIDLLEASLRVLRLPTVADKSFLITIGDRTVGAMTARDQMVGPWQVPVADCAVTAMGFEGYLGEAMAMGERTPLAVINAAASGRMAVGEALTNIAAAPIADISNIKLSANWMAACGQPGQDAALFDTVKAVGMELCPALGISIPVGKDSLSMRTTWKDEEGAKSVTSPVSLIVSSFAPVVDIRRVLTPQIRKDLGDTVLIAIDLGRGKGRLGASCFAQVMQQIGCDAPDVDSAEDLKAFFNAIQQLNREGKLLAYHDRSDGGLFATLCEMAFAGRSGLSLNIDILAMDNGHGADSGEAKNWTTQVGERRNELTLRALFNEELGAVIQVRAEQKSEVMDVLRAFNLGACSHIIGKPNGSDVIEIMRDAKTIYSQARSELQRAWSETSWRIARLRDNPACADAEYERILDTQDPGMSPKISFDAQQDIAAPFIASGVRPKVAILREQGVNSQVETAYVMHKAGFTAVDVHMSDLIAGRARLADFKGLIAVGGFSYGDVLGAGEGWAKTILFNAKLAEQFAVFFQRADTFGLGICNGCQMMSNLKAIIPGAQDWPKFTRNKSEQFEARFAMVEVVDSPSIFFAGMAGTQTSIVVSHGEGFADFSQTGDIDRAIVGLRYVDNRGQLTETYPYNPNGSPNGITAVTTPDGRFSVMMPHAERAFRSAVNSWHPENWGDDAPWMRMFRNARKWVG; encoded by the coding sequence ATGCTGATTCTGCCGGGCTCCAATGCCCTGTCTGCCTTCCGTAGCCAACGCCTGTTATCCAAACTGCAAGAGCTTGATCCGGCTATCGTCGGCATCAGTGGCCGCTACCTGCATTTCATCGATGCCGCCACGCCGCCGTCGCCGGACGAGAGCGGCCGCCTGCAAGCCTTGCTGACGTACGGCGATGTGTTCGACGGCAAGGATGATGGCGAGCGTTTCGTGGTCATTCCGCGCTTCGGCACCATTTCGCCCTGGGCCAGCAAGGCCACCGACATCGCGCGCAATTGCGGCATGGCGCAGATTCATCGCATCGAGCGCGGCGTAGCGTATTACGTGCAAGTCAAATCCGGTCTGCTGGGCGGCGCCAAGAAGCTGGCCGAACCCGATGCGGTAGCGGCGCTGCTGCACGACCGCATGACCGAGAATGTGCTGCGCAAGCCCGAAGATGCCGCCGGCCTGTTCCGTGAGCTGGAAGCCAAGCCGCTGGCCTTCGTCGATGTGCTGGGCGGCGGCAAGGCGGCGCTGCAGCAAGCCAACACTGAACTCGGCCTGGCCATGTCGGACGACGAGATCGATTACCTGGTGGATGCCTTCACGCAGGCCGAACGCAATCCGACCGATGTCGAGCTGATGATGTTCGCTCAGGCCAACAGCGAACACTGCCGTCACAAGATCTTCAATGCCGACTGGACCATCGATGGCGTGAAGCAGGACAAGTCGCTGTTTGCCATGATCCGCAACACCCACCAGTTGCATCCGCAAGGCACGGTGGTGGCCTACAGCGACAATTCCTCGGTCATCGAGGGCGCGTCCATTTCGCGCTTCTATCCGCGCGGCGCCGCCGACGGCAATGTGTACGCCGCCACGGAAGAGCTGACGCATATCCTGATGAAGGTCGAGACGCACAACCATCCGACTGCAATCTCGCCTTTTCCGGGCGCCTCCACCGGCGCCGGCGGCGAAATCCGCGACGAGGGCGCGACCGGACGCGGCGCCAAGCCCAAGGCCGGCCTGACCGGTTTTACCGTTTCCAACCTGATGCTCACCCATGCAGTGCAGCCTTGGGAAAATGCCGGCGACGTCACGCTGCCGCTGGCGCAGCGCGAACCTGGCGCCGCCACCATCTACGGCAAGCCGGAGCGCATTGCTTCGGCTTTGCAGATCATGATCGACGGGCCGCTGGGCGGCGCCGCCTTCAACAATGAATTCGGCCGGCCCAACCTGGGCGGCTATTTCCGCTCCTACGAGCAGAATGTCGGCGGCCAGGTGGCCGGTTACCACAAGCCGATCATGATCGCCGGCGGCATGGGCAATATCTCGGCAAAACACACCAAAAAGAACGAACTGCCGGTTGGCAGCCTGCTGATCCAGCTGGGCGGTCCCGGCATGCGCATCGGCATGGGCGGCAGCGCCGCTTCCTCGATGGCCACCGGCACCAATACCGCCGACCTGGATTTCGATTCGGTCCAGCGCGGCAACCCGGAAATGGAACGGCGCGCGCAGGAAGTCATCAATGCCTGCTGGGCGCTGGGCGATGACAACCCGATCCTGTCGATCCACGACGTCGGCGCCGGCGGCCTGTCCAACGCATTCCCGGAAATCACCAACGACGCCAAACGCGGCGCGATTTTCGACTTGCGCAAGGTGCACCTGGAAGAAAGCGGCATGGCGCCCAAGGAAATCTGGAGCAACGAGTCGCAGGAGCGCTATGTGATGGCGATCGCGCCGGAATCGCTGCCGCTGTTCGACTACCTGTGCCAGCGCGAGCGCGCACCCTTTGCGGTGGTCGGCACCGCCACCGAGGAACGCCAGCTGAAGGTGGTGGATCCTGAACAGGGCAACAATCCTGTCGACATGCCGATGGATGTCCTGCTCGGCAAGCCGCCCAAGATGCACCGCGATGTCACGCATGTGGCGCGCCAGATGCCGCCGCTGGATCTGACCGGCATCGATTTGCTGGAAGCCTCGCTGCGTGTCTTGCGCCTGCCCACCGTGGCCGACAAATCCTTCCTGATCACCATCGGTGACCGCACTGTCGGCGCCATGACGGCGCGCGACCAGATGGTCGGGCCCTGGCAGGTGCCGGTGGCTGATTGCGCGGTCACCGCGATGGGCTTCGAAGGCTATCTCGGCGAAGCCATGGCGATGGGCGAGCGCACGCCGCTGGCGGTGATCAACGCCGCTGCCTCCGGCCGCATGGCAGTGGGCGAAGCGCTCACCAATATTGCGGCGGCGCCGATTGCCGACATTTCCAACATCAAGCTGTCGGCCAACTGGATGGCCGCCTGCGGCCAGCCCGGCCAGGATGCCGCGCTGTTCGATACCGTCAAGGCGGTGGGCATGGAGCTGTGCCCGGCGCTGGGGATCAGCATCCCGGTCGGCAAGGATTCGCTGTCGATGCGCACCACCTGGAAGGACGAGGAGGGCGCCAAGTCGGTGACTTCGCCGGTGTCGCTGATCGTTTCGTCGTTTGCGCCGGTGGTCGATATCCGCCGTGTGCTGACGCCGCAAATCCGCAAGGATCTAGGGGACACGGTGCTGATCGCCATCGACCTCGGCCGCGGCAAGGGGCGCCTGGGCGCATCCTGCTTCGCCCAGGTGATGCAGCAGATCGGTTGCGATGCGCCGGACGTCGATAGTGCCGAAGACCTCAAGGCCTTCTTTAACGCCATCCAGCAACTGAATCGCGAAGGCAAGCTGCTGGCCTACCACGACCGCTCCGACGGCGGCCTGTTCGCCACTTTGTGCGAAATGGCCTTCGCCGGCCGCAGCGGCCTGTCGCTGAACATCGATATCCTCGCCATGGACAATGGTCATGGCGCCGACAGCGGCGAAGCCAAGAACTGGACCACCCAGGTCGGCGAGCGCCGCAACGAACTGACCCTGCGCGCGCTGTTCAATGAAGAGCTGGGCGCGGTGATCCAGGTCCGCGCCGAGCAGAAGTCCGAAGTGATGGACGTACTGCGCGCGTTCAATCTGGGTGCCTGCAGCCACATCATCGGCAAGCCCAATGGCAGCGACGTCATCGAAATCATGCGCGACGCCAAAACCATCTACAGCCAGGCGCGCAGCGAACTGCAGCGCGCCTGGAGCGAGACATCCTGGCGCATCGCCCGCCTGCGCGACAACCCGGCATGCGCCGATGCGGAATACGAGCGCATCCTCGATACGCAAGACCCGGGCATGTCGCCGAAAATCAGCTTCGATGCGCAGCAGGACATCGCCGCGCCATTCATCGCCAGCGGCGTGCGGCCGAAGGTGGCGATCCTGCGCGAGCAGGGCGTCAATTCGCAGGTCGAAACCGCTTATGTCATGCACAAGGCGGGTTTTACCGCGGTCGATGTGCACATGAGCGACCTGATCGCCGGACGCGCCAGGCTGGCTGACTTCAAGGGCCTGATCGCCGTCGGCGGCTTCTCTTACGGCGACGTGCTGGGTGCCGGCGAAGGCTGGGCCAAGACCATCCTGTTCAATGCGAAGCTGGCCGAGCAGTTTGCGGTGTTCTTTCAGCGGGCCGATACTTTCGGCCTGGGTATCTGCAACGGCTGCCAGATGATGAGCAATTTGAAAGCGATCATCCCGGGCGCGCAAGACTGGCCGAAGTTCACCCGCAACAAGTCGGAACAGTTCGAGGCGCGTTTTGCCATGGTCGAAGTGGTGGATTCGCCGTCGATCTTCTTCGCCGGCATGGCAGGCACGCAAACGTCGATCGTCGTGTCGCATGGCGAAGGTTTTGCGGATTTCTCGCAGACCGGCGACATCGATCGTGCCATCGTCGGCTTGCGCTACGTGGATAACCGCGGCCAGCTGACGGAAACTTATCCATACAACCCGAACGGCTCGCCCAACGGCATCACCGCGGTGACGACGCCAGACGGCCGTTTCTCGGTCATGATGCCGCATGCTGAACGGGCATTCCGCAGCGCGGTGAATTCCTGGCACCCGGAGAACTGGGGCGACGATGCGCCGTGGATGCGCATGTTCCGCAACGCCCGCAAGTGGGTGGGATAA
- a CDS encoding septation protein A has protein sequence MKKFLFDLFPVILFFGIFKWGQGNPADAQALLGNYLSGFMAGGAVQESHAPILLATAVAMLASFGQIGYMLLRRKKVDAMLWISLVIITVFGGATIYFNNPTFIKWKPTILYWCFGAGLLGAQFLFRKNLIKTMLGAQISLPEPVWFKLNLSWATFFVVMGIVNLCVAFAFGLSEAAWVNFKLFGFTALMIIFAVGQSLFLSKYIKETP, from the coding sequence ATGAAGAAATTCCTGTTCGACCTGTTCCCCGTCATCCTTTTTTTCGGCATTTTCAAGTGGGGGCAAGGCAATCCGGCTGACGCCCAGGCCTTGCTTGGAAATTACCTGTCCGGCTTCATGGCCGGCGGCGCGGTGCAGGAAAGCCATGCGCCCATCCTGCTGGCCACCGCGGTGGCAATGCTCGCCAGTTTCGGGCAAATCGGCTACATGCTATTACGCCGCAAGAAGGTCGATGCCATGCTCTGGATCTCGCTGGTGATCATCACCGTGTTTGGCGGCGCCACGATTTACTTCAACAACCCGACCTTCATCAAGTGGAAACCGACCATTCTCTACTGGTGCTTTGGCGCCGGTCTGCTGGGCGCGCAATTCCTGTTCCGTAAAAACCTGATCAAGACCATGCTGGGCGCACAGATCAGCCTGCCGGAACCGGTGTGGTTCAAACTGAATCTGTCGTGGGCGACTTTCTTTGTCGTGATGGGCATCGTCAACCTGTGCGTCGCCTTCGCCTTTGGCTTGTCCGAAGCCGCCTGGGTCAATTTCAAGCTGTTCGGCTTTACCGCATTGATGATCATCTTTGCGGTAGGTCAAAGTCTGTTTCTGTCGAAATACATCAAGGAAACGCCATGA
- a CDS encoding protein adenylyltransferase SelO: MNAPGFAAAPRRLEQLPFSHSFAALPPAFYTRLQPKPLPAPYLVCASPAAAALIGLDPAEFATEEFVATFAGNRILSASQPLAAVYSGHQFGVWAGQLGDGRAILLGEVAADAPGGALEVQLKGAGLTPYSRMGDGRAVLRSSIREYLCSEAMAALGIPTSRALCVVGSDELIMRETPETSAVATRLAPSFIRFGSFEHWYYQGKTAELKILADHVIDRFYPELRADANPYQALLAAVTRSTAHLVAQWQAVGFMHGVLNTDNMSILGITIDYGPFGFMEAFDAGHICNHSDSQGRYAYASQPNIGHWNCYALGQALLPLIGEVDDVHAALAGYATAYQEKIDELLHAKLGLQASMEDDVGLFEAMFKLMQDNHVDFTLFFRRLGELQRENPGADAPLRDLFIDRAGFDAWAGQYRLRLGRENRSDAARRAAMHAVNPKYILRNYLAQIAIDKAQDKDFSEIARLQKVLERPFDDQPEFETYAALPPDWASQLEVSCSS; the protein is encoded by the coding sequence ATGAATGCCCCCGGCTTTGCCGCGGCTCCCAGGCGCCTGGAGCAGCTGCCTTTCAGCCATTCTTTCGCCGCCCTGCCGCCGGCTTTTTACACGCGGCTGCAACCAAAGCCCCTGCCCGCGCCCTACCTGGTCTGTGCCAGCCCTGCGGCCGCCGCGCTGATCGGCCTCGATCCCGCCGAATTCGCCACCGAGGAATTCGTCGCCACCTTTGCCGGCAACCGCATCCTGTCCGCGTCGCAGCCACTGGCGGCGGTGTATTCCGGCCACCAGTTCGGCGTCTGGGCCGGCCAGCTGGGCGACGGCCGCGCCATCCTGCTGGGCGAGGTCGCCGCCGATGCGCCGGGTGGCGCGCTGGAAGTGCAGTTGAAAGGCGCAGGACTTACGCCCTATTCGCGCATGGGCGACGGCCGCGCCGTGCTGCGCTCTTCGATCCGCGAATACCTGTGCTCGGAAGCCATGGCGGCGCTCGGCATCCCGACCTCGCGCGCGCTGTGCGTGGTCGGCTCGGACGAACTGATCATGCGCGAGACCCCGGAGACGTCCGCGGTTGCGACTCGCCTGGCCCCCAGTTTCATCCGCTTCGGCTCCTTCGAGCATTGGTACTACCAGGGCAAGACTGCCGAACTCAAGATCCTGGCGGACCATGTCATCGACCGCTTTTATCCGGAATTGCGCGCGGATGCCAATCCTTACCAGGCGCTGCTGGCCGCAGTCACCCGCAGCACCGCGCATCTGGTGGCGCAATGGCAGGCGGTCGGTTTCATGCATGGCGTGCTCAACACCGACAACATGTCGATCCTCGGCATCACCATCGACTATGGCCCCTTCGGCTTCATGGAAGCCTTCGACGCCGGCCACATCTGCAACCACAGCGACAGCCAGGGCCGCTACGCCTATGCCAGCCAGCCCAACATCGGCCACTGGAACTGCTACGCGCTGGGCCAGGCCCTGCTGCCGCTGATCGGCGAAGTCGATGACGTGCACGCGGCGCTGGCCGGCTATGCCACCGCCTACCAGGAAAAAATCGACGAATTACTGCATGCCAAGCTTGGCTTGCAAGCCAGCATGGAAGACGATGTCGGGCTGTTCGAGGCAATGTTCAAGCTCATGCAGGATAATCACGTCGATTTCACGCTGTTTTTCCGCCGGCTGGGGGAGTTGCAGCGTGAAAATCCGGGCGCGGATGCGCCGCTGCGCGACCTCTTTATCGATCGCGCCGGCTTCGATGCCTGGGCCGGCCAATATCGGCTAAGATTAGGCCGCGAAAACCGCAGCGATGCGGCACGCCGCGCCGCCATGCATGCAGTCAACCCGAAATACATCCTGCGCAATTACCTGGCGCAAATCGCCATCGACAAGGCGCAGGACAAGGATTTTTCGGAAATTGCCCGTCTGCAAAAAGTACTGGAACGTCCCTTCGACGACCAGCCCGAATTCGAAACCTATGCCGCGCTGCCGCCCGACTGGGCCAGCCAGCTGGAAGTGAGTTGTTCATCATGA
- a CDS encoding peptidylprolyl isomerase gives MTFKPARLLVALLAAAALPVMAQNIAVVNGKAIPSSRVETMAKQMASQGQKDTPELRAMIKEELINREILMQEADKQGLSNSTDVKNQLDIARQAIVIRALIGDFLKKNPVSDAEIKAEYDKFKAQAGDKEYLARHILVEKEEDAKSIIAKLKGGAKFEELAKQSKDPGSAANGGSLDWASPSAFVKPFSDAMVALSKGGLTDTPVKTQFGYHVIKLEDVRAAKVPSIEEVKPQIAESLQQKKLQAFQQNLRTKASVK, from the coding sequence ATGACATTCAAACCCGCCCGCTTGCTGGTCGCACTCCTTGCAGCCGCTGCGCTGCCCGTGATGGCGCAGAACATTGCCGTCGTCAACGGCAAGGCGATTCCATCGTCGCGCGTCGAGACCATGGCCAAGCAAATGGCCTCGCAGGGCCAGAAGGACACGCCGGAACTGCGCGCAATGATCAAGGAAGAATTGATCAACCGTGAAATCCTGATGCAGGAAGCCGACAAGCAAGGCCTCTCCAACAGCACTGACGTCAAGAACCAGCTCGACATCGCCCGCCAGGCCATCGTCATTCGCGCCCTGATCGGCGACTTCCTCAAGAAGAACCCGGTGTCCGACGCCGAGATCAAGGCTGAATACGACAAGTTCAAGGCGCAGGCCGGCGACAAGGAATACCTGGCCCGCCACATCCTGGTGGAAAAGGAAGAAGATGCCAAGAGCATCATCGCCAAGCTGAAAGGCGGCGCCAAGTTCGAAGAGCTGGCCAAGCAATCCAAGGATCCGGGTTCGGCAGCCAACGGCGGCAGCCTCGACTGGGCTTCGCCTTCGGCCTTCGTCAAGCCTTTCTCCGACGCCATGGTTGCACTGTCCAAGGGTGGCCTGACCGATACTCCGGTCAAGACCCAGTTCGGCTATCACGTGATCAAGCTGGAAGACGTGCGCGCCGCCAAGGTGCCTTCGATCGAGGAAGTCAAGCCGCAAATCGCCGAATCGCTGCAGCAAAAGAAACTGCAGGCATTCCAGCAAAACCTGCGCACCAAGGCCAGCGTCAAGTAA
- a CDS encoding BolA family protein — MSPREQRMLALLHETFTPLECQLDDDSARHAGHAGAASGAGHYRLRLVSARFEGQNRISRHRLVYDCLRDLMHVDIHALNIIAVAPSELQEQPPSV; from the coding sequence ATGAGCCCGCGTGAACAGCGCATGCTGGCGCTCCTGCATGAGACTTTTACGCCGCTCGAATGCCAGCTGGACGATGATTCCGCTCGCCATGCAGGCCATGCCGGCGCCGCGTCCGGCGCCGGCCACTATCGATTGCGCCTGGTGTCGGCCCGTTTCGAAGGGCAAAACCGCATCAGTCGGCATCGGCTGGTGTATGATTGCCTTCGTGATTTGATGCATGTCGATATACACGCGCTCAACATCATCGCTGTGGCGCCGTCAGAACTTCAAGAACAGCCGCCAAGTGTATAA
- the msrB gene encoding peptide-methionine (R)-S-oxide reductase MsrB, translating into MTEKVQKTDAEWRATLDPLEYEVTRHAATERAFTGRYWDHHEHGIYTCVCCGTPLFESDAKFDSGCGWPSYFRPLDPAKVEERVDRSHGMMRTEIVCKVCDAHLGHVFPDGPPPTGLRYCINSASLRFTAQAEAPPATSQE; encoded by the coding sequence ATGACAGAAAAAGTACAGAAAACCGATGCCGAATGGCGCGCCACGCTCGACCCGCTCGAGTATGAAGTCACGCGCCACGCCGCCACCGAGCGCGCCTTCACCGGCCGCTACTGGGACCACCATGAACATGGCATCTATACCTGCGTGTGCTGCGGCACGCCGCTGTTCGAATCCGACGCCAAGTTCGATTCCGGCTGTGGCTGGCCCAGCTATTTCCGGCCGCTCGACCCCGCCAAGGTCGAGGAACGGGTCGACCGTTCGCACGGCATGATGCGCACCGAAATCGTCTGCAAGGTCTGCGACGCTCATCTCGGCCATGTCTTTCCCGATGGCCCGCCGCCGACCGGCCTGCGTTACTGCATCAACTCCGCCTCGCTGCGCTTTACGGCCCAGGCCGAGGCGCCACCTGCAACCAGCCAAGAATAA